Part of the Pelodiscus sinensis isolate JC-2024 unplaced genomic scaffold, ASM4963464v1 ctg154, whole genome shotgun sequence genome, AGCCCaggagctggggagagccagagtGGGTCTTGGGAGGGGTCAgaggggctcctgccccccaccaggaTCCCCACATGGCCCCAGAGTCAGCCAGtcacagccagggagagaacccagccccCGTTACTCTAACCATTAgactcctctccccttccagtgctggggagagaacccaagagtcctggctcctcACCCAGCCCCCgctactctaaccactagactcctcTCCTggctcctcaccccccacccagCTGCTCACCTTGGCCTTGGTCACCTCCGAGTCCATGGGGTGATTTGCCTTGAAGATCTTCTGGGCTTCCTGCTGCGGCCTGTGGGCAGcggggggagaagtggggctgaTACACTCCGGGTATGGCATGGTGCCCCCAgctcccgcccggcccggccctctcccctctggctgccctggcctggcccctcctgcccccacctacTGGCTGAGCTGCTTCCAGCGCTGGAAGAAATCCTGCGACAGCATCTCGGTGGCCTGGAAGAACTTGTTCAGGGTGACCGGCAGCTTCAGGGTGATGTTCTGCAGGGTGCCCCcgtacctggggggaggggggagccgtcAGGGGGGAGCCCCCGGGGTCTCGCTCTAACACCCCCAAAGCCCAGCTGCTAGCATACAGCCATGCTGggctctgccccaagctcctcccctctctggttcctccccccgcccccaacacccagctccacccccagacacacactggctcctccctccccccgactcctccccccgGGCGACGCAGCTCCGCCTCCGTCCCCGTCCTACCGGAACTTGATGTTGAGCAGCGGGGCGAGGGTGAAGTCGCTCAGACACTCGATGTTCAGCACCTGCTGCACCTGGGCCCCGCCCTCCACCAGCGGGTCCACGGCCTTCGTCTGCATGTTCAGCTGTGTGCCCGCtaaggaggggcagggcccctgggtcccctcggccaccccctgcccctcagcgCCAGCCTCCCCGGGATCCCCCTCGGCCACCCCGGGCCCCTCAGCGCCAGCCTCCCCGGGACCCCCCTCGGCCATCCCGggcccctcagtgccagcctccctgGGATCCCCCTCGGCCATCCCGGGCCCCTCTATGCCTGCTCCtcagccacccccctccccacatcccaccctgtctcctgcccccccccgaggaTATGGCTCTGCAGCTCGCCGGGGTAGGAAACCGTTGGGGTGAAATTCTGGAACTGAACCGACGTCTTGTTCCCATAGAATAGGTACATCCGGCCTGGAACGAGAGCGAGTGAGGGGGGCTGGCTCCCCCCATGCCCTGCATCCCAGAGCCCTCCCAACCCCTTACCCCTACAGTCCCCTCCCCTACACCTGgtcccagagcccctcctcctACTCTCACCCAGGTCTGAGGTGGCAGGGGGGGAGCCGATACCCCAAGCCCCCTACCCGAGGGATGTTAGATAGAGAACAGACTGGTcaattaacctcgtgaattctcgGTTAGCCGACCCGTCTCTAGCCCTtgggcagcccctggcagcccctgcAACCCCACTCACCCAGGTTCTGCCGGAACTCCGATTTCACGCCGATCTGCAGCAGCTGGTTCTCAAAGAGCACCCCGTTGTTCTTACACACGAACCTGCCACGGGCGGTAGTGAGCTGGGCCCTGCCggtaccccccagccctgccggtgcccctccctacCACCCCTGCCAGCCTAACCCTGTGGgttcccctcactcccacctacAGACCCCACCGCCCAGAGCCAGCTACGTGACGAACAAACTCCACCTTGTTGGCCTTTGGCTAAAGGACCTGAGTCTTTAATCTCCCCCagtccagctcctccccccccatgctcctgAGGTCCAagccccccagcacagtccaGCCCCTCACTGCTGaggtcccagccccccagcaaaCGGGCAGACGCGAGTCGCAGTCGTGAGAGCTGGTGCAAGGGTCAGTGTGCGACAGACAAGCGTGAGACGCCCCTAGCCACAAGCAGAGTCCCCATCCTGTCctggggcggtgcaggggggccAGTGTCAGCGAGGGGCGGCTGCTCCCACCGGCAGCGCACACCCCCCGGGGGCTCAGCTCCCCCTCGGTCTCTTACTTGTTGAGCAGCTCGTCAGCTTCAGCGACAGGCAAAGCAGGGTCGTCGGCGGAGGCAGCCGCTGCCGAGCTGAGCGGGGCAGCGGGAGAGCAGAGAAGAGGCGTCACCGGCAGGACCAGGCGGGGGGTTAGCTCCCGGACAGGCAGGCGCAAAGCCAggcaagcagggctgggcagagaaCCCCGGcggcctgctctaaccactacaccccactcccctcgagctggggagagaacccaggcgtcccgacAGCCCCCCTTCCCAGCACCCACCCCAGCTCCAAGTCACCGCATCGGCCAAtcccagggcagctgcagagcaCCAGTCGAAAGCGACACCCAGTCCCaaggcagcaagaggtgggggggcagagaggagaccGACAGGCCGGGGCAGaggcccccctccacacacacagcaccctaCCTAGATGTGACCAAACTGCCCCTGCAGGCCACAAGCACAGACTTCCTCGCCCCCCCAAATGAGCTCATGCCACGCCCCCAGGAGCACAGACACCCCCACGGGCTCCCCACAACGCCGGGTTCCCAGGCCCAAACACTTCATGGCACAGAAAAAGCCGACAGAacgagggcagggggcaggccccAAGCCCTGTTCCCGGCCCCCTAAGGCAGCCattccccccaccctgagccagccaggtcacaagccccatccccaccctctgcatgagccagccagcaccgttccctgcccccaagccaggcaGATCAGGCCAgacgggggtgaggggcaggcccCCCTCACCTGAGGAAGTTGTCCTCGGTGGCGGGCGCCAGGCCAGGCGCGGCGTTGCTGCTGTCGGAGAAGACGTCCACCAGCAGgttcccagtgctgggaggggcggcggagctggcggggggggccgcCCGGAGCCCCAGCAGGTCAGCTGATGGCGAGGGGGTGgactgggggggaaaggggcaggagtgAGATCGATCAGCTGAGGGAACGGGGGGCCAAGAACAAACCCTGCCGGGGGCTGCCCCTCCCGCTGGCACTGGGTGATCCCGCCGGGCGCCCCAGGCCTCGGGGCTCCGGGTCCCCTCCCGGCTAAACCCCAGCGCCCTGCCGAGAGCCAAGCGGGTCCCGGGCTCTGGCGGCCGCCCCGCGCTGCTCACCGCCGTGCTGGCTGCGGGCTCCATGCCCCCGTTGAGCTCGGCTCCAGGCTCCTTCTTCCCCTCGTCCAGCTCGCTGCCGGCCCCGGGGCCTTTCTTCTTCTTCAGCTTGGCCAGGATGGACGACTCGCGCTCCGGGAAGGGCGGCATCTCCTCCAGCACCGTGGCCTGGCGGGAGAGAGGGCCGGGTCACGCCGCCGCccccggggcagccccgcccccccggccgggcCCGGCGCTCACCAGGACGTCGGTGCTGGCGATGGAGCTGAGCTTGAGGTACTCCACGGCCCGCTGCTGCAGCTCCACGTCGGCGTTGCGGAGCTGGCTGTCGGAGCGCAGCACCTCCTGGATGGTGCCCTTGGTCTCCGGGAAGAGGTTGATGAACTTGATGTAGGTGGAGAGGAGCAGGGCCCGCGTGGCCACGCTGCACAGGTGGAACTTGCAGTGCAGGAGGCTGAACTGCACCAGGGGGCTGCGGGCACCGGGCCGGGCGTCAGCGCGGCCTGCCGAGGCCAGGGCCCCCCCGCAGGACCCCTGCACCCcgggcctggagcaggggggcCTCCAGCGTCCCTCCTCCCCGCACCTAGAGCGGGAACCTCCACCCCCTACCTGGAGCAGGGGGGCCTCCAGCGTCCCTCCCCCATACCGGGAGCGGGAACCCCCGATACCCCTCCCCTACagggcccctcctccccgcacctAGAGCGGGAACCTCCGATGCCCCTCCCCTACagggcccctcctccccgcacctAGAGCGGGAACCTCCGATGCCCCTCCCCTACagggcccctcctccccgcacctAGAGCGGGAACCTCCGATGCCCCTCCCCTACagggcccctcctccccgcacctAGAGCGGGAACCTCCGATGCCCCTCCCCGTAGCCCTTGCTCCCCCACACCTGAAGCGGGAACCTctgatgcccctctcccccataccTAGAGCCAGGGATCTTcatcgcccctcccccacacctgcagCAGGACCCTCTGATGCCCCTCCCCCGTGGGGTGCCTCCCCCCAGCGCTCCCTCCCCCGTACCTGGAGCGGGGGTCTCCGGCGATGAGGTTCCCAAACTCGCCCAGGATGTAGCCCCCGACCTTCACCATGTTCTCGTGGCAGGCGGgggcctgcagggcctggggggaggggtcaggtgaGCCCACGCTGGGAGGACCCACCCCAGAGGGGCGCCAGGGCCCAAACACCCAgaaagggcagagggaggggccaggagcgaCCCCTGAGTacggggaacggggggggggggccctgagctaGAGGGTGCGGCAGCtggtggctcctgcccccccgcagtgcccctcgcccgcccggcccccggcccACCTCGAAGACGGTCTTGGCGGCGTAGCCCTGCACGTCGTCCCGGTTGATGACGATCTGGATGACGCGGTACCAGACCTCCTCGCTCACGTAGTCGCCCGCGATGCGGATCAGGTTGAGGATCGTGTCCACGTACCAGCTGTAATCCACCGCGTACTTCTCCGCCAGGATGGCCACTTTCAGCACCTGGGGGCGCCACAGGCCGGCTCATGCCCGCACcagccgccccgcccgccccccagagcctggaggggaCCCCGGCGCCTGggctccccgcccgccctgccccactcacGATCTCCTCGCGGATGGAGTAGTCGGCCGTCTCCAGGTAGCTGAGCATTTCGGACACGATCTGCTTGGCATTGGTGCGATCGCACATGGCGTAGAGCAGGTCGGCCGCCCGCTGCCGCACACTCACATCGCGTtccgtctggggggggggggggggggggggagtcagcaccagctgcaggggtatcccagccctcccccaaagCAGGACACGCCCACGGTCCCTCCCCGACTCTGCCCCCACTCTACCAAGTCCCATCCTcccccctggctccacccctggacCTAGCACCGCCCCCACGGACCTTTAGCGCGTTGATGACGGTCTCAATGTGGGTCTTGACGGCCTCGTGGGAGAACTCGGAGCTGGCCAGGGTGCACATGCTCTCCAGCGCCAGGTACCGCAGGTTGGTCTCCCGGTGCTGCAGGAACTGGCCCAGCTGGTTACAGGCCCGCACAAGCAGGTTGGGCTCGCTATGGGGCGGGACACAACAGGTGGTCAGCGGCTTTGGGGCGGCAGCTGCACTGTGGGTCTGGCGAGAGAGGCCatgtgggacagggctggaatGGAGGGGGGCCAGGACATGCAGGAGGCACCGGggggtctgctggggtggggctcggggtgggggggtgaggcCGACCTGTCGTAGTGGATGATGAGGCTGATGCACTCAAAGAGGACGGCGTTCTTCGCGTTGGAATGTTGAACCTTCTTGGACTTGGGGGGTTCCTGGGCCTTGTTGAGGACAGTCTCCAGGCACTCGACCAGCCGCCCCTTCACTGCCGCGTCCTCTGCGCAGGGCACCGTCAGGGACTGAGACCCCGGCGCCcagtccccccgcctcccccagagaccccggcgcccattcccccacctcccccggcCCACACAGACCCCGGCGCCcagtccccccgcctcccccagagaccccggcgcccagtccccccgcctcccccggccCACAGAGATCCCAGCGCCcagtccccccgcctcccccggccCACAGAGATCCCGGCGCCcagtccccccgcctcccccagagaccccggcgcccagtccccccgcctcccccagagaccccggcgcccagtccccccgcctcccccggccCACAGAGATCCCGGCGCccagtccccccacctcccccagagaCCCTGGCGCCcagtccccctgcctcccccagagaccccggcgcccagtccccccgcctcccccagagaccccggcgcccagtccccccgcctcccccagagaccccggcgcccagtccccccgcctcccccagagaccccggcgcccagtccccccgcctcccccggccCACAGAGATCCCGGCGCCcagtccccccgcctcccccagagaccccggcgCCCAGTCCCGGCGCCcattccccccgcctcccccggccCACGGAGACCTCGGCGCCCAGTCCCCCCGGATCACAGAGACCCCAATGCCCAGTCCCACTCTCCCCCATGAGCGGCCGCAGGGGCCTGCGGCTCACCTCTCCCCCAAAGCCCAGCCGAGGGGAGCCCCACCTACCTGGCGGCGGGTAGCACTCCAGCAAGCGCAGGAGTTTCACCGAGAGCCACGGGGCCGGCACGAAGTAGTAGGTGTAATCCTGCAGGTCCGTGGACGCCGACGAGACGATCTGCACAGGGGCCACAAGAGGGGTCAGTCCCCAGCCAtgtgccctccctgcccccgccccaaccGCTCGGCCTCACCGCCTGGCCTGAGCGGGGGACAGaatcaggagtcctggctcctagctTGGCCCCCTTCCattgtaaccactagaccccactctcacccacccccgccagccaggtgaaacacaggtgtccagccccctctcccagcaaTGATGCACAACCCAGGTGGCCACCCCAGGTGGAAGCCAGGTGTCCAGCCCCTCTACCACCCCCACAGCTGGAAGCCAGGTGTCCGGCCCCTCTACCACCCCCGCAGCTGGAAGCCAGGCGTCCGGccccctctgtcccccacccccagccggaAGCCAAGCGCCCCGCCCCACTGACCCGGCTCAGCCTGGACACGGCCAGGGAGACACACGTCTTGAAGTCGTCGGGGTTCTTCTTGCAGAGACAGGTGATGAGGCTGACAGCAGCCGTGACCACGCCCTGCGGGGGGAGGAGTCAGACCACCTGGGGCATACCAAGTGCTGAGGAGTTCAGCTGTACCAtggggcagtgctgaggggtgCAGGACGTACCATGTACTGGTTGTTGTGGGGGCGATTGGGTGGGATACACCACGGGGTGGTTATTGCCAGGGCAGGACCACGAGCTGGCTGCTGAGTGGAATTGGAATGGGACATACCATGTGCTGTTCACGGGTGGGGCAGAATGTATGTTGTTAAGGGACATACCTTGTGctagttatgggggggggggactggaatTGAAGCAGGACGTACCATGTGCACTGGGACAGGACGCACCACGCGCTGGccgttggggggagggggacaggacgcACCACGCGCTggccattttgggggggggggggagggcaggacggACCACGTGCTGgccgtggggggggctgggactgaATGTACCATGTGCTGGtcgttggggggagggggacaggatgcaCCACGCGCTggccattttgggggagggggagggcaggacgGACCACGTGCTGGCcgtgggggggctgggactggatgTACCATGTGCTGGTCGTTGAGCAGGTGCACCACGCGGGACGTCCACTCGCCCATGGGCACTAGGTCGGGCGAGGTCTTGTAGAGGcgcaggaggcagagggctgcGCTCTGCTTGACGCTGTCCATGGTGTCCCTGCGGGGAGAAGCAGACGTGGGCCGGTCAGGCGGGCAGGCgggtctctgtcccctcccccccgcagcgaGGGGCCCTGCTTACCCAGCCACCAGGACACGGGGCACCTCGGAGGTGAAGGCCTCGCCCATCTCGCGGCTGCCCACGTTGGCGATGCAGTGCAGTGCCAGGCACATGAAGGTGGGGTTGCGGCTCGCCAGGTCGTTCTTGATGGCGTTGTTGATGAGGCGGATCAGTTCGCTATTGGAGTTCACCAGCACCGAGATGAACAGGTAACCCTGGGGGGACACCAGAGTGCAATGGGGCAGGGCTCCCGCAGAGATCACCCCTCGGCCACCCAGCACTGCAGTGGGAACACGAGCTCCGCCCCTTCTCTAAGCCCcacccttccctcagctctgcccctcccaaaccctccttttccctccccagctccacccctttccttttcagccccgccctctccctaaCCTCACCTCtattctccccagcccagctccgccccctccctaccaccccccacccccagtcccacCTCAGCAGCACCCACATGCACGACCCCCCGGCTCCAGCCACACTCACAATTTGCTTCTCCGTGTACTTGTTGGAGCTCAGCAGGTTGACGGCCTCCATGTGCCCAAAGTCGATGTCATGGCCCAGCAGGAAGATGAAGAGCAGCTTGCACACGTACTTCTTCTTGCTGTAGCCGTCCAGCGCCTTGTCCCCTGGGGGCGCCCGAGCGAGAAGGGTGAGtgacggggcggggaggtggggtCTCatcctggggagcagcaggaggttgggggggctgtCCCTAGGGTGCATGGGGGGACAAGGGAAGGGGTGGGTGCCTGTCTGGATAGGGGAGGGGTTGCAGAGGGACAACACGGCCTgaagccccccaccccacaccccagcaGACGGGGAGCCCGCACCCCCGCAGCAGAGCTCGCCCTCACCCTTGAACTTGGAGCGGATGTTCGCCAGCTCCTTGTTGATCCTCTTGATTTCAGCCTCTTTGCTTTTACCTGGAACAAGGGCAGCAAGAGCAGACTCAGGGGAGACAGACaggccaccctgccactcccgagccagccaggccctgccctggggccgggacggagctgatgccccagaggggacAGGAACATCCATGGGGATGTGCTGGGATCTATCAAGTTCCCCAACAACCCCCCTgccatctcccttcccctcccgggCCTCAACCCCCCACTGCAGTGTCCATCCAGCCCCATCCACCATCTCTCCTCCAGAATTCCCTGGGCCACAGTCCCCAGGCTTCCCTACAGGAGCGCTTGGAGACACTCGGGGGGCTGGTTATCCAGCCTGATGCTGAGATGTGACCCCCTCTGGGGCCAGGCACAGGGGCTGGTCTCCCCCCAGGAGCTGAGGCTGCAGAGTCCTGATCAGCCTCCATGATAAAGCAGGAATTTCCTGTTCAATTTTTAGGGCAGTtgcagctgcctcagtttccctccgcGCTTTGAGTGGCTACCCTGCAGACGGGAAAGGGTTAAGATGCTGCTCTGGGGGCCTAGCTGAGGGGCCAGCTGGGCTTGGGAGCTCAGTGTGGGGTGGCGGTGGGGGGCCAGCGGGCCAGATGGCTGGGACTGGCTCTGGAAGACAgacaggcagagggggagggagcaacaGCAGCTGGCTCGGTCAGTCCCAGCACTTGTGGGGGGCTGGTTCCCAGGGGGGCTGTGTGCCTAGCCCTGCACACAGAGTGGGACCCTGGGGCTCCGCCTGAGGCTGGTCCAAAGCTGTAGCATAGCCCTTGCAAAGCTGCAGTGAGTGAGATTCCCAGGCCAGCGAGCCCGAGCAAACCTTCTCCCCATGATGAGGGGGTGCTGAAAGAATGACTggcctggggaactccctgccactggaaCACGGGTGCTCAGCAGgagacagagcagcccctgccagacaCAAGGGGGTAGGATGGGGAGGAAAGGTGGCAGCTTGGAGGGCCACCCCAGTGCTGCCCAGCGGGCCAGGGTACCCAGCTGGACAGGCTTGggcagcagccagccctggggtggggtggggaaggaaccaTTCACAGATGTGGCGTGTGAGCACCAAGCCAGAGGCCTCGTAAACAGCAGGTCTCTAGGggcagctgggcccagctccaCAAATGGGGCCCCATTTCAGGGGGGAAGCGGGGCAGCAGCCTAGTCAGTCACTTTCCCAGCCACGCCAGCAACAGGAAACTCCTCTCGGATGGGATGAgagtgccccgcccccgcccccctgatGGATTCAGGCCCCCTCACCTGGTGACATGGCCCtttggtgtggggcaggggctccatgctccaacccccccagctcctccatcagACCCCGTGATACTCATCAATACCAGCACCCCCAGGCTGCTGCGCCTCCCGTGGGCTCCCCAAACTCAAACCCCTAATGCCACCCACTGCCTCACCCCCAGGTGCCCATCACCAGGGAGGCCTCCCAATCAACCAGGGCCTCTCCCTTCTCTGGATGATGGATTGGGGGGCCCCAGATAGACATGACTTCACAGCAGCAGACTCTGCCCCCATGCCAGTCTCCCCAGTGCTGCCAGGTCCCCATCCATTCTGCCTCAGTTCTCAGGGCCCCGTGTGGGTCCTGCTTCCCCccgtcagccccctccctggtctctcctgccttccacccTCCCTCACCTCCAGTCAGACCCACAAGCAGCCCTGATCTCTGTCCTGCATGTGCCGCCTCAGCCCCCATCTCTCCTCCAAACAAGAGCCCCCCCATGCGCTCTCTCTTCTCCccattccctcctccctgccccacactccagtgtctggcccctcccgccccagctccGCCCTCAACATTGCCCCGCTTCTCCCCCTCGCTacgcctgcctgcccctcccattACAGCCCCCCCATGCAGACATCCCCCACTCAGGGCTGCCTCAGTCTCCTCTGCTTGGCCCCaatttcccctcccacacacgaTATCCTTAtctccctccccagggcctctccCAGGACAGCTCCAGTCTAACCCCTTCCCCTCACTCACCCCCGCATGGGTCTCCCCACAAGCCCAGTctctccccgcctgcccctccatggtctctgccccctccacagcccctcctATTCTCCCCAGCGGCCTCAGTCCCTGGCCCCTAGGATGCCGCCTATCACCTTTAATCCCTTCCCCACATTCCacaccccctctgccccctccccctgccaactcctcccctgcctccccccatccccatccctgcctcctgCTCTCCCAACGacaaccccccaccctgcccctgctcttcccctcaGTGGTGCCCCCACAGCCCCGTGCTAAGCGCTCGCCCTCCTCAGCGCCCTGCAATCTCCGCCCCTCACGACACCCCGCCTCCCCCTCACTCTggaccccctcctcctgccagcccctcccccactcccctctctgtacccctcccccactgtgtaccccctccctcagccctcctccctccagcccctcccccaccctgtaccccatcccccctccaacccctcccccactcccctctctgtacccctcccccagcccctcccccatctcccctccaacccctcccccactcccttctctgtacccctcccccagtgtaccccctcccccagcccctcccccatctcccctccaacccctcccccactcccttctctgtacccctcccccactgtgtaccccctccccccagcccctcccccagcccccctccaacccctcccccactcccctctctgtacccctcccccactgtgtaccccctccctcaccccccctcccgccagcccctcccccaccctgtaccccatctcccctccaacccctcccccactcccctctctgtacccctcccccactgtgtaccccctcccccaccctgtaccccatcccccctccagcccctcccccccccgtaccccctcccccactgtgtaccccctccccccccccgctcacagTTGCGGATGTCGGAGATGAAGACCGCCAGGCCCCGCATCCCGTCCCCCTTGGACACGGCCGGCATCTTGGCGGCTGCGGGACCCGCTTCCCCGCGCGACGGCTCCTCCGGCAGCTCCGGGCCCGGCCCAGCGCCGCCCGCCCCCGCACCGCCCCCATTGGCCGCCGCACCCGCCGCTCACAGCGCGCCCGCGCCCATTGGACAGCCCCGCCCACGACCCGCGCCCATTGGGCGAACTCGCTGAACCTCGGAACCAGCCCCGCCCACGCACCGCGCCCATTGGACAGCTCCACTACCCCGAATTGGCATGACGACCACCTCTCAGGGtcagcccctcccacctctcagcGCTCATTGGGCAGAGTCGCTGTCGCTCATCACTAGTCCCGCCTATGACGCATGCCCATTGGACAGCTCCACTATCCCTCAGACGCAGCCCCGCCCTTTAACGTTGTCCATTGGCTTGACCGGCCGCCTCTCAGGGTCAGCCCTTCCCACCGGTCAGCGCTCATTGGACAGACCTCCTCATCGCTCAGAGCCAACCCGCCTATGCCGCGCGCCAATTGGCCGGCCAGCAACCACTCCGCGCAGCCCTCCCACCTACCAGCGCTCATTGGACAGCCCCACTATCGCTCACGGCCGGCCCCGCCCACTTCCCGTCCCCATTGGCGGGCCTCTCAGCGCCCCTCTTCCTCGTGCCCGTTGTCCCAGCTAAGGTCGAGTCCGCCAATGAGCCGTAGCCCCGCCGCTGTCATTCACCGCTGTGTCCCGCCTACGCTCCGCACTCATTGGACGAGCACCCTGCCGGTCAACGTTAAatcccgccccttccctgccctcattGGTTGGGCCTGCAGCCCCGCAAGCCCATAAGCGGAAGGGGGCGGGCCCATGGCCCAACTGAGGAAGGGGATTGGTGGATGGGCCTGCAGCGAGGGGGGATTacgagcccggactcctgggttctcggGAGGGAGGGGCTAGTGAGAGGCGGGGCTAGGAGCCTGGAC contains:
- the AP2A1 gene encoding AP-2 complex subunit alpha-1 isoform X1, coding for MPAVSKGDGMRGLAVFISDIRNCKSKEAEIKRINKELANIRSKFKGDKALDGYSKKKYVCKLLFIFLLGHDIDFGHMEAVNLLSSNKYTEKQIGYLFISVLVNSNSELIRLINNAIKNDLASRNPTFMCLALHCIANVGSREMGEAFTSEVPRVLVAGDTMDSVKQSAALCLLRLYKTSPDLVPMGEWTSRVVHLLNDQHMGVVTAAVSLITCLCKKNPDDFKTCVSLAVSRLSRIVSSASTDLQDYTYYFVPAPWLSVKLLRLLECYPPPEDAAVKGRLVECLETVLNKAQEPPKSKKVQHSNAKNAVLFECISLIIHYDSEPNLLVRACNQLGQFLQHRETNLRYLALESMCTLASSEFSHEAVKTHIETVINALKTERDVSVRQRAADLLYAMCDRTNAKQIVSEMLSYLETADYSIREEIVLKVAILAEKYAVDYSWYVDTILNLIRIAGDYVSEEVWYRVIQIVINRDDVQGYAAKTVFEALQAPACHENMVKVGGYILGEFGNLIAGDPRSSPLVQFSLLHCKFHLCSVATRALLLSTYIKFINLFPETKGTIQEVLRSDSQLRNADVELQQRAVEYLKLSSIASTDVLATVLEEMPPFPERESSILAKLKKKKGPGAGSELDEGKKEPGAELNGGMEPAASTASTPSPSADLLGLRAAPPASSAAPPSTGNLLVDVFSDSSNAAPGLAPATEDNFLSSAAAASADDPALPVAEADELLNKFVCKNNGVLFENQLLQIGVKSEFRQNLGRMYLFYGNKTSVQFQNFTPTVSYPGELQSQLNMQTKAVDPLVEGGAQVQQVLNIECLSDFTLAPLLNIKFRYGGTLQNITLKLPVTLNKFFQATEMLSQDFFQRWKQLSQPQQEAQKIFKANHPMDSEVTKAKLLGFGCALLDKVDPNPDNYVGAGIIQTKSLQVGCLLRLEPNAQAQMYRLTLRTSRDTVSRHLCGLLAEQF
- the AP2A1 gene encoding AP-2 complex subunit alpha-1 isoform X2, with amino-acid sequence MPAVSKGDGMRGLAVFISDIRNCKSKEAEIKRINKELANIRSKFKGDKALDGYSKKKYVCKLLFIFLLGHDIDFGHMEAVNLLSSNKYTEKQIGYLFISVLVNSNSELIRLINNAIKNDLASRNPTFMCLALHCIANVGSREMGEAFTSEVPRVLVAGDTMDSVKQSAALCLLRLYKTSPDLVPMGEWTSRVVHLLNDQHMGVVTAAVSLITCLCKKNPDDFKTCVSLAVSRLSRIVSSASTDLQDYTYYFVPAPWLSVKLLRLLECYPPPEDAAVKGRLVECLETVLNKAQEPPKSKKVQHSNAKNAVLFECISLIIHYDSEPNLLVRACNQLGQFLQHRETNLRYLALESMCTLASSEFSHEAVKTHIETVINALKTERDVSVRQRAADLLYAMCDRTNAKQIVSEMLSYLETADYSIREEIVLKVAILAEKYAVDYSWYVDTILNLIRIAGDYVSEEVWYRVIQIVINRDDVQGYAAKTVFEALQAPACHENMVKVGGYILGEFGNLIAGDPRSSPLVQFSLLHCKFHLCSVATRALLLSTYIKFINLFPETKGTIQEVLRSDSQLRNADVELQQRAVEYLKLSSIASTDVLATVLEEMPPFPERESSILAKLKKKKGPGAGSELDEGKKEPGAELNGGMEPAASTASTPSPSADLLGLRAAPPASSAAPPSTGNLLVDVFSDSSNAAPGLAPATEDNFLRFVCKNNGVLFENQLLQIGVKSEFRQNLGRMYLFYGNKTSVQFQNFTPTVSYPGELQSQLNMQTKAVDPLVEGGAQVQQVLNIECLSDFTLAPLLNIKFRYGGTLQNITLKLPVTLNKFFQATEMLSQDFFQRWKQLSQPQQEAQKIFKANHPMDSEVTKAKLLGFGCALLDKVDPNPDNYVGAGIIQTKSLQVGCLLRLEPNAQAQMYRLTLRTSRDTVSRHLCGLLAEQF